A section of the Vibrio vulnificus CMCP6 genome encodes:
- a CDS encoding type II and III secretion system protein family protein, which translates to MKILILVFTLGVLSVFTAYGATQTGKVVTVPHHKSTFVALSGKAKRVSLGDPEVLDIVMLKSDELFLIGRKLGSTNLMAWDSRGNLIESINIEVTHDLNSLKQKLYEFLPEEPIQVHSAQNRLILSGMVSTQEKMNIALRVAETYAAGQQADEATASLNSQVEKSGVINLMTIGGAQQVMLEVTVAEVQRSLVRRFDSNFHFFENNGSFSWGATSAGGIIDDIGGGVGPIFNVPGIDSTGLLSTFIDGDTLFTFALDIAKENGVAKVLAEPNLTALSGAKAEFLAGGEFPIPVPDSDGVTIEYKEYGVGLKFVPTILSDKRINLNLAVDVSEIAASNTLTLSPGGTNASYFIPPITRRSASSTLELADGQTIGIAGLLSENVRDVSSKMPGFGDIPVLGQLFSSQDYISGETELVILVTPRLAKPIDRSKITLPTDAFVEPSDLKYYLLGVGAYIAESPTNANAAAQPEPEFLQNGQGGTEGEFGHSL; encoded by the coding sequence ATGAAAATTTTGATTTTAGTCTTTACGTTAGGCGTGCTGAGTGTCTTTACCGCTTACGGAGCGACACAAACGGGGAAAGTGGTCACGGTACCGCATCACAAATCGACGTTTGTTGCGTTGTCAGGTAAAGCAAAACGCGTCTCGCTTGGCGATCCTGAAGTGTTAGACATCGTGATGTTGAAATCCGATGAACTGTTCTTGATCGGTCGTAAGTTAGGCTCAACAAACCTAATGGCATGGGACAGCCGCGGGAACTTAATTGAATCGATCAACATTGAAGTCACACACGATCTCAATAGCCTCAAGCAAAAGCTTTATGAGTTTCTGCCAGAGGAACCGATTCAAGTCCACAGTGCGCAAAATCGCTTAATTTTAAGTGGTATGGTCAGCACTCAAGAAAAAATGAACATCGCTCTGCGTGTGGCAGAAACCTATGCGGCGGGGCAACAAGCGGATGAAGCCACGGCCTCGTTAAACAGTCAGGTAGAAAAAAGTGGCGTGATCAACTTAATGACGATCGGCGGTGCCCAGCAGGTGATGCTAGAAGTGACCGTGGCAGAAGTGCAGCGCAGCTTGGTCAGACGTTTTGACTCTAACTTCCACTTTTTCGAAAACAACGGCAGCTTCTCATGGGGGGCAACTTCCGCTGGCGGCATCATTGATGACATCGGTGGCGGTGTAGGCCCTATCTTCAACGTGCCGGGGATCGACAGCACCGGGTTATTGAGCACCTTCATTGATGGCGACACCCTGTTTACTTTTGCATTAGACATTGCCAAAGAAAATGGCGTGGCCAAAGTATTGGCTGAGCCGAATTTGACGGCGTTAAGTGGCGCGAAAGCGGAGTTTCTTGCTGGTGGTGAGTTCCCGATTCCAGTACCAGACAGCGATGGTGTCACCATTGAATACAAAGAGTATGGGGTGGGATTGAAGTTTGTTCCGACCATCTTGAGTGACAAACGCATCAATCTTAACTTGGCGGTGGACGTGAGTGAAATCGCGGCTTCCAATACGCTGACCTTAAGCCCGGGTGGCACCAATGCCAGCTATTTTATTCCCCCCATCACACGTCGCTCAGCGTCTTCAACCTTAGAGCTTGCGGATGGTCAAACCATCGGTATTGCGGGTCTCTTGAGTGAAAATGTACGCGATGTCAGTAGCAAAATGCCCGGCTTTGGCGATATTCCAGTCTTGGGACAACTCTTTAGTAGCCAAGATTATATTTCCGGTGAAACCGAACTGGTGATTTTGGTGACGCCAAGGCTCGCGAAGCCAATCGACCGTAGCAAAATTACGCTGCCGACCGATGCCTTTGTCGAACCGAGCGATCTGAAATATTACTTACTTGGTGTCGGTGCTTATATCGCAGAATCGCCCACCAACGCGAATGCGGCTGCGCAACCTGAGCCCGAGTTTCTACAAAATGGGCAGGGTGGCACTGAAGGTGAATTTGGTCACAGCCTGTAA
- a CDS encoding pilus assembly protein TadG-related protein, with amino-acid sequence MDMTRHCKGKRKQQGLVLVLVTVAMLSFVIMAALAIDVTHQVVNRTKLQNAVDAAALAAAMVADATHDTPTATAAAKTTLNSMHSASGNSELDIDSATFSIDYSNDPLTFPDSSFNSDEDIYVRISIDDLSLSEFFMQALGLSKTVSASAVAGPSSSINTISNVVPIGVCKGDESGGIYGYNPAEVYVLKVGDSTMTTMGSGNYHLLDFGSGADTVREALGGGYEGTVQIGGDIGTQTGVAAGPVGQGANTRLGIYQGGVSSSDYPPDFITEQPDTPATVDTDGNVVYDYATDLTYAEYKLKTEACIEDSSSGDCESGGQPWRRILPVPMVDCTGKSGGSTTYSVVEVGCFFLLQQVPTNNSGLGQLVFGEFVDSCVVENGSIGNTPGNQGAYKIVIYEDPNNGDS; translated from the coding sequence ATGGACATGACCAGACACTGCAAGGGAAAACGTAAGCAACAAGGCTTAGTGCTGGTCTTGGTGACGGTAGCGATGTTGAGTTTTGTCATCATGGCGGCATTGGCGATTGACGTCACTCATCAAGTGGTGAATCGCACCAAATTGCAAAATGCCGTCGATGCGGCGGCCTTAGCTGCGGCCATGGTGGCAGACGCCACTCACGATACTCCCACCGCAACGGCGGCCGCCAAAACAACACTTAACTCCATGCATAGCGCCTCAGGAAACAGTGAGCTGGATATCGACTCGGCCACCTTCAGTATTGATTATTCCAACGACCCTTTGACGTTCCCCGATAGCAGTTTCAACAGTGATGAGGACATTTATGTCCGAATTTCGATTGATGATCTGAGCCTCAGCGAATTTTTTATGCAGGCGCTGGGGTTGAGTAAAACCGTCTCAGCTTCTGCAGTCGCAGGGCCAAGCTCAAGCATTAACACCATTAGTAACGTCGTGCCCATTGGCGTATGCAAAGGCGATGAGAGTGGTGGTATTTACGGTTATAACCCTGCTGAAGTTTATGTGCTTAAAGTGGGGGACTCGACCATGACCACCATGGGATCGGGTAATTACCACTTGCTCGACTTTGGCTCGGGGGCGGACACCGTGAGAGAGGCTTTAGGTGGTGGCTATGAGGGTACCGTACAAATCGGTGGCGATATTGGCACCCAGACTGGTGTGGCAGCAGGTCCGGTGGGGCAAGGCGCGAATACTCGCTTGGGGATCTACCAAGGTGGCGTTTCGAGTAGTGATTACCCCCCCGACTTTATTACCGAACAACCCGATACACCCGCGACGGTCGATACCGATGGCAATGTGGTTTATGACTATGCAACGGATTTGACCTATGCTGAATATAAGCTCAAAACCGAAGCGTGCATTGAAGACAGTAGCTCTGGAGATTGTGAGTCGGGTGGTCAGCCATGGCGACGTATCCTGCCCGTTCCAATGGTGGACTGTACGGGAAAAAGTGGCGGCTCGACGACCTATTCTGTTGTAGAGGTGGGCTGTTTTTTCTTGCTTCAGCAGGTCCCAACAAACAACTCGGGTTTAGGGCAATTGGTGTTTGGTGAGTTTGTTGACTCTTGTGTGGTGGAAAACGGCTCAATTGGCAACACACCGGGAAACCAAGGTGCTTATAAGATCGTCATCTATGAAGATCCAAACAATGGAGATTCGTGA
- a CDS encoding TadE/TadG family type IV pilus assembly protein, whose product MEIREMKRKMNNQKVRGFAAVEMVATLPVILLILVGVVEVGHMFTQYNTLAKGVQNGARFAVNDVYGTITYDQIANEADIKNMVLHGQVSGGSYTILDNLTADDITVTHNSGYVTVTASYTYVPSFSKIPYTNTELGITFTASSVMRSGL is encoded by the coding sequence ATGGAGATTCGTGAGATGAAAAGAAAGATGAACAACCAAAAAGTGCGTGGGTTTGCCGCGGTCGAAATGGTCGCCACTCTGCCAGTGATTTTGTTGATTCTAGTGGGCGTGGTGGAAGTCGGGCATATGTTTACCCAGTACAACACCCTCGCCAAAGGAGTACAAAATGGTGCTCGTTTTGCTGTCAATGATGTCTATGGAACCATTACCTATGACCAGATTGCCAACGAAGCTGACATTAAAAACATGGTGCTACATGGCCAAGTCTCTGGCGGCAGCTACACCATTTTAGACAACTTAACCGCAGACGATATTACGGTGACCCATAATAGCGGCTATGTCACGGTGACGGCCTCTTACACTTACGTACCATCGTTTAGCAAAATTCCGTACACCAACACGGAATTAGGCATCACGTTCACAGCGTCTTCTGTGATGAGGAGCGGCTTGTGA
- a CDS encoding TadE family protein, with product MRGKEWKKKNNQGLAVIELTIVSTVLMLVLLSIFSVGYYMFSMQMINEATRKAARLATVCYVTSSAHQNIKDAVIDSSLPGNFSDQHLLIEYLDANGDVVSGDLTDNDVFITIKYVRARVSNYQFQFVSVLNFLGNNGLVTIPQFETTLPVESLGVVRPTKNDSDGSTTDC from the coding sequence ATGCGAGGTAAGGAATGGAAGAAAAAAAATAACCAAGGACTGGCAGTGATTGAACTGACCATTGTCTCAACTGTGTTGATGTTGGTACTGCTGTCAATCTTCTCCGTTGGTTACTACATGTTTTCGATGCAGATGATTAATGAGGCGACACGTAAAGCGGCACGCTTAGCAACGGTTTGCTATGTCACCTCAAGCGCGCACCAAAACATCAAAGACGCCGTCATTGATAGCAGTTTGCCCGGCAATTTCAGTGATCAGCATTTGCTGATTGAGTATCTCGACGCCAATGGCGATGTGGTCAGCGGGGACTTAACCGATAATGATGTTTTTATAACCATAAAATACGTTAGAGCTAGAGTGAGTAACTATCAATTTCAATTTGTTTCAGTTCTTAATTTTTTAGGAAACAACGGCTTAGTGACCATTCCGCAATTTGAAACCACGCTACCTGTCGAGAGTTTAGGGGTGGTGAGACCAACTAAAAACGATTCGGATGGTTCCACAACTGACTGCTAG
- a CDS encoding AAA family ATPase, producing the protein MVPQLTARGRYMGEAVKLNRNNDESFARLKTSLHIWVLYSSDRFQLHMGAQLKLCKNLSFDLISMHNFNVSGLTHVTPPDLIFVETGPNWAQKVLSLQEYEAPSDDFEASLIVFGDESDNGALKIALRLGAADFVSDKALVGDFFHLLKNVSDEKFSSRELGELHLFINTKGGCGASTLALNTALEIAGSHPEKVLLLDVDIPFGVISEYLNISPQYSLTDVIEHSKDLDHDSLTAMVTKMESGLHVLGFFHENTAEDFDKAKEIGRLLPVLREIYPYVIIDLSRGVDRIFSAVVAPATKVFLITQQNLAAIKNTSRILRMLTFEYGVTREQIELIVNRYEKRASIKLKDIEHTITGIPVFMIPNDYRVAIESANLGRPFVENKKNSAITRSIVEFSHHIAKPEEEKKSWLKKIFS; encoded by the coding sequence ATGGTTCCACAACTGACTGCTAGGGGACGGTATATGGGAGAAGCTGTGAAGCTAAATAGGAACAATGATGAAAGTTTTGCTCGCTTAAAGACCAGTCTACATATCTGGGTGTTGTACAGTAGCGACCGATTTCAGCTTCATATGGGGGCGCAACTCAAGTTGTGCAAAAACCTCAGTTTTGATCTGATTTCAATGCACAACTTCAATGTCTCAGGGCTCACGCACGTGACGCCACCCGATCTTATTTTTGTTGAAACTGGGCCCAATTGGGCACAAAAAGTGCTCTCATTGCAAGAATATGAAGCTCCCAGTGACGATTTCGAAGCCTCGTTGATTGTGTTTGGTGACGAAAGTGACAATGGCGCATTGAAAATTGCTTTGCGTCTGGGCGCGGCTGACTTTGTTTCTGATAAAGCCTTAGTGGGGGACTTCTTCCACCTACTCAAAAATGTTTCCGATGAGAAGTTTTCCAGCCGAGAGCTTGGAGAATTGCACTTATTTATTAACACCAAAGGCGGCTGCGGTGCCTCGACACTGGCCTTGAATACCGCCTTAGAAATAGCCGGTTCGCATCCGGAGAAAGTGCTTCTGCTGGATGTGGACATTCCCTTTGGCGTCATCTCTGAATACCTCAACATTTCACCGCAATACAGCTTAACGGACGTCATCGAGCACTCTAAGGATCTTGACCACGATTCGCTCACCGCCATGGTGACCAAGATGGAGAGTGGTTTGCACGTGTTGGGTTTTTTCCACGAAAACACCGCAGAAGATTTTGATAAAGCGAAGGAAATTGGCCGGTTACTGCCTGTTCTTCGCGAAATTTATCCTTACGTCATTATCGATCTGTCCCGTGGGGTGGATCGGATTTTCTCGGCGGTGGTCGCGCCCGCGACCAAGGTTTTCTTGATTACGCAGCAAAACCTGGCCGCGATTAAGAACACCTCGCGCATCCTGCGCATGTTGACCTTTGAGTATGGTGTTACCCGAGAGCAGATCGAGTTGATTGTTAATCGATACGAGAAACGAGCATCAATCAAATTAAAAGACATTGAGCACACCATCACAGGCATTCCGGTTTTCATGATCCCGAATGATTACCGTGTTGCGATTGAAAGTGCCAATTTAGGGCGACCTTTTGTTGAGAACAAGAAAAACAGTGCGATTACCCGTTCCATTGTCGAGTTTTCTCATCACATCGCGAAACCTGAGGAAGAGAAAAAAAGTTGGCTCAAGAAAATATTTTCTTAG
- a CDS encoding CpaF family protein, with translation MFFKRKNINPEFQEKAAALEAQPSSTISDEVISDIESNVQPIDSNRVEPMQQDKKLLERQAKDKAVEEARKQLEQELAIKHYYHQRLLETLDLGLLSSLEKERAKKDLHDAIVQLMAEDQTHPMSSEGRKRVIKQIEDEVFGLGPLEPLLHDKTVSDILVNGPKNIFVERRGKLEKTPYTFLDDRHLRNIIDRIVSQVGRRIDEASPMVDARLLDGSRVNAIIPPLALDGASVSIRRFAVDKLTMDNMLGYNSLSPQMAKFVEAAVKGELNILIAGGTGSGKTTTLNIFSGFIPSDDRIITIEDSAELQLQQPHVVRLETRPPNLEGKGEITQRDLVKNALRMRPDRIVLGEVRGAEAVDMLAAMNTGHDGSLATIHANTPRDALSRVENMFAMAGWNISTKNLRAQIASAIHLVVQMERQEDGKRRMVSIQEINGMEGEIITMSEIFHFKRQGLDADGNILGFYTATGVVPACHDQLTKRGLDLPFELFNESFS, from the coding sequence ATGTTTTTTAAAAGAAAAAATATCAACCCAGAGTTTCAGGAAAAAGCAGCGGCACTAGAAGCGCAACCCAGTTCAACGATCAGTGATGAGGTTATATCTGACATTGAGTCCAATGTGCAGCCAATAGACTCAAACAGAGTCGAGCCGATGCAACAAGACAAAAAACTGCTGGAGCGTCAGGCGAAAGATAAAGCGGTTGAAGAGGCACGTAAACAACTCGAACAAGAGTTGGCGATTAAGCACTACTATCATCAGCGTTTGTTGGAAACATTGGATTTGGGCTTGTTGTCGAGTTTGGAAAAAGAGCGTGCGAAGAAAGATTTGCACGATGCCATCGTCCAGCTCATGGCGGAAGACCAAACCCACCCAATGAGCTCAGAAGGGCGTAAGCGGGTGATCAAGCAGATTGAAGATGAAGTGTTTGGTCTTGGGCCCCTAGAGCCATTACTGCATGACAAAACCGTGTCGGATATTTTGGTTAATGGTCCGAAAAACATCTTTGTCGAACGTCGCGGTAAGTTGGAAAAGACCCCCTATACCTTTTTGGATGATCGCCACTTACGCAACATCATCGACCGCATTGTTAGCCAGGTCGGGCGTCGTATTGATGAAGCCTCGCCCATGGTGGATGCGCGTTTGCTGGATGGTTCGCGAGTCAACGCAATCATTCCACCCTTGGCCCTCGACGGAGCCTCGGTGTCGATTCGTCGCTTTGCGGTCGACAAGCTCACCATGGACAACATGCTCGGCTACAACTCGTTATCGCCACAAATGGCTAAGTTTGTCGAAGCGGCGGTAAAAGGGGAGCTGAACATTCTGATTGCGGGTGGTACGGGCTCTGGGAAAACCACCACCCTCAATATCTTCTCCGGTTTTATCCCTTCCGATGATCGCATTATCACCATTGAAGACTCGGCAGAGCTGCAACTGCAACAACCGCACGTGGTGAGATTGGAAACGCGCCCACCCAACTTGGAAGGCAAAGGCGAAATTACTCAGCGTGATTTGGTGAAAAATGCGCTGCGGATGCGCCCTGATCGCATTGTGCTGGGGGAGGTGCGTGGTGCCGAAGCGGTGGATATGTTGGCGGCGATGAACACTGGTCACGATGGCTCTCTGGCAACCATCCACGCCAATACCCCGCGCGATGCGTTGAGCCGGGTGGAAAACATGTTTGCCATGGCGGGCTGGAATATCTCGACCAAAAACTTGCGTGCGCAGATCGCCTCCGCGATTCACTTAGTGGTGCAAATGGAGCGCCAAGAAGACGGCAAGCGTCGCATGGTGAGTATTCAAGAGATCAACGGCATGGAGGGGGAAATCATCACCATGTCGGAGATTTTCCACTTTAAACGTCAAGGGCTCGATGCCGATGGCAATATCCTTGGTTTTTACACCGCAACGGGAGTGGTGCCGGCTTGCCATGATCAATTAACGAAGCGTGGATTAGATTTGCCCTTCGAACTGTTTAACGAAAGCTTTTCATAG
- a CDS encoding type II secretion system F family protein, whose amino-acid sequence MDDITYFFVLLFFAVVFISQALILPAAGSKAKHKELSQRLKETQMNLDEEARSLLQEHYLKSLSPLDRSLVKVAAFASLKKSIELSGLDWSLAQTLMVCSIISLTTIVTMVILAQPWYLAVAGGSAIWFALQFFLQKRITDRLNRFEEQLPDALDIIRRMLQAGQPVTQAFNEVGNEMAPPIGIEFKNTFNLLNYGYDMRLAIMQMAERTPTVSMLAFSSAVLLQKETGGNLSENLEKVGKVLRQRFKLTRKIKTISAESRLSAWILVLSPFVLFVGLMFINPEYVKPLYQDERGMELVTMGIVSLFFGAIWIRNIINFEV is encoded by the coding sequence ATGGATGACATTACCTATTTCTTCGTCCTGCTCTTTTTTGCTGTTGTCTTTATTTCGCAAGCCCTGATCCTGCCAGCGGCAGGCAGTAAGGCAAAACATAAAGAGCTCTCTCAGCGTTTGAAAGAGACGCAGATGAACTTGGATGAAGAGGCACGTTCTTTACTTCAAGAGCATTACTTAAAAAGCTTATCTCCTTTAGATCGCAGTTTGGTCAAAGTGGCGGCCTTTGCTTCGCTGAAAAAATCCATCGAACTCTCAGGGCTGGACTGGTCTTTGGCGCAGACATTGATGGTCTGTTCCATCATCAGTTTGACCACCATTGTCACTATGGTGATTCTGGCTCAACCTTGGTATCTCGCCGTTGCGGGCGGCTCTGCAATTTGGTTTGCCTTGCAATTCTTCCTGCAAAAACGCATTACCGATCGCCTCAATCGTTTTGAAGAACAATTGCCTGATGCGCTCGATATTATTCGCCGTATGTTGCAAGCCGGTCAGCCTGTGACTCAAGCGTTCAATGAAGTGGGCAACGAGATGGCACCGCCGATCGGCATTGAGTTCAAAAACACCTTCAATCTGCTTAATTACGGCTACGACATGCGTTTGGCCATTATGCAGATGGCGGAACGTACGCCGACGGTGTCGATGCTGGCGTTTTCCAGTGCGGTGTTATTGCAAAAAGAGACGGGTGGGAATCTCTCTGAAAACCTAGAAAAAGTGGGGAAAGTGCTGCGTCAACGCTTCAAATTGACGCGAAAAATCAAAACCATTTCCGCGGAAAGTCGTCTTTCTGCGTGGATTTTGGTGCTCTCTCCCTTTGTACTGTTTGTGGGGTTGATGTTCATTAACCCCGAATACGTGAAGCCCTTGTACCAAGATGAACGGGGGATGGAGCTGGTCACCATGGGGATCGTGAGCCTGTTCTTTGGCGCAATTTGGATTCGCAATATCATCAACTTCGAGGTGTGA
- a CDS encoding type II secretion system F family protein — MDELLASFGDIQFNEQWVLLALILISTSLLVVTVAVVFSGNRAPVKKKLEQIHKEVSGKALKKKSRKVENTLESLAPIVVGKDSKEKESIRSQLMHAGFHNRDALTVFYAIKIFFAVLGFGGAAAVFFLLPDMDNSTLVMVVAVAGGLYIPNIGLNHFVKKRQRMIRAGVPDALDLLVVCTESGLGFNAALRKVADELAISHPEFADELDTVCAKIKAGVEMSTAFEELVTRTGLSEINGLVNMLSHASKIGGSLSQTLRDYTEDFRDKRNQEVEEIAAKIPTKMIFPLLLFIWPCFFIVAVGPALLSLSDALG, encoded by the coding sequence ATGGACGAGTTATTGGCTTCTTTTGGAGATATACAGTTTAACGAACAGTGGGTGTTGTTGGCACTGATCCTGATCTCCACCAGCTTGTTGGTGGTGACGGTTGCCGTGGTTTTTTCTGGCAACCGAGCGCCAGTGAAGAAAAAACTAGAACAGATCCACAAAGAAGTGTCAGGTAAGGCGCTGAAGAAAAAAAGCCGCAAAGTGGAAAATACTTTGGAGTCGTTAGCGCCGATTGTGGTCGGTAAGGACTCAAAAGAGAAAGAGAGCATCCGTAGCCAGTTGATGCACGCCGGTTTTCACAATCGTGATGCGTTGACGGTGTTCTACGCAATCAAAATCTTTTTTGCGGTGCTGGGTTTTGGCGGCGCGGCGGCGGTGTTCTTTTTATTGCCCGATATGGATAACAGCACGTTGGTGATGGTGGTTGCCGTTGCGGGGGGCTTATACATCCCCAACATCGGTTTGAATCATTTTGTGAAAAAGCGTCAACGTATGATCCGGGCAGGTGTGCCAGATGCGCTGGATTTATTGGTGGTGTGTACGGAATCAGGTTTGGGTTTTAACGCTGCGCTGAGAAAGGTGGCCGATGAGCTGGCCATTTCTCATCCGGAATTTGCCGATGAGTTAGATACGGTTTGCGCCAAAATCAAAGCTGGGGTTGAGATGTCGACGGCGTTTGAAGAGTTGGTAACGCGAACGGGTCTGTCGGAGATCAACGGCTTGGTTAATATGCTCTCTCATGCCTCCAAAATTGGTGGCAGTTTGTCGCAAACTTTACGCGATTACACTGAAGATTTCCGCGACAAGCGCAATCAGGAAGTGGAAGAAATAGCAGCAAAAATCCCGACAAAAATGATTTTTCCACTACTGTTATTTATATGGCCTTGTTTCTTTATTGTCGCCGTTGGGCCTGCGTTGCTATCGCTATCGGATGCGCTGGGGTAA
- a CDS encoding tetratricopeptide repeat protein, whose protein sequence is MKMTKTLLGLLVAITLYGCASQEPQGPQYELSLYDGRPIDTLTSDVMPVSEKEAITRGDVALRNNNNDLALYEYIRALSFPDAQYQDKTLYNIGRIHESRGNIALAEKAYTMAVEYNPDNVKALEQLGAIYSKQGRVDEGKSYFLRALNADQVRLKNSKTLAGGLIMVQDINQLKVDKASPAMAYMGLGVLSDVDSQHKLAEAYYLKALEIKPNSMKGMMNLGYSYYMSGQYDKAERYTLAALEKDPNNQKGQNNLALIYLGKNEVKKAINIFMRSMGAPEALNNVGYFLILQGKPDKAIPYLQQAIDKKPSYYKLANENLERALAMVREEQEKAQGEVSTTMVKP, encoded by the coding sequence ATGAAAATGACAAAAACGCTATTGGGTTTGCTGGTGGCCATAACACTTTATGGTTGTGCGAGCCAGGAGCCGCAAGGTCCACAGTATGAGCTCAGTTTGTACGATGGTCGGCCGATTGATACGTTGACCTCTGACGTGATGCCTGTGTCTGAAAAAGAGGCGATCACACGCGGTGACGTGGCTCTGCGCAACAATAATAACGACTTAGCGCTGTATGAATACATTCGAGCGCTTTCATTTCCCGATGCACAATATCAAGACAAAACCTTGTACAACATCGGCCGTATTCATGAATCGCGCGGCAATATCGCTTTGGCGGAAAAAGCCTACACCATGGCGGTGGAATACAACCCAGACAATGTAAAAGCGCTGGAGCAATTGGGGGCAATTTACAGCAAACAGGGACGAGTGGATGAAGGAAAAAGCTATTTCTTACGTGCCTTGAATGCGGACCAAGTGCGCTTGAAAAACAGCAAAACCTTGGCGGGTGGTTTGATCATGGTGCAAGACATCAACCAATTAAAAGTGGACAAAGCCTCGCCCGCCATGGCTTACATGGGACTTGGCGTGCTATCCGACGTTGATTCACAACATAAGCTCGCGGAAGCCTATTACCTCAAAGCGCTAGAGATCAAACCTAATTCGATGAAAGGGATGATGAATCTCGGCTATTCCTATTACATGAGTGGCCAGTATGACAAAGCCGAGCGCTACACCTTAGCGGCGCTGGAAAAAGATCCCAATAACCAAAAAGGGCAAAACAACTTAGCTTTGATCTATCTTGGCAAGAATGAAGTGAAGAAAGCGATCAACATTTTCATGCGCAGCATGGGGGCTCCAGAAGCGCTGAACAATGTTGGCTACTTCTTGATTCTGCAAGGCAAACCGGACAAAGCGATTCCCTACTTGCAGCAAGCGATTGATAAAAAACCGTCCTATTACAAGCTGGCGAATGAGAACTTAGAGCGTGCTTTGGCCATGGTTCGTGAAGAGCAAGAAAAAGCGCAAGGTGAGGTCTCGACAACCATGGTGAAGCCTTAG
- the chrA gene encoding chromate efflux transporter, with the protein MLQIFKTFFWLGWISFGGPAAHIGYFRHTFVEKLKWISDEEYAQLVALSQFLPGPGSSQVGFGLGYKKGGLPGACAAFLGFTLPSVVIMLLLALVSSQVTDTALFQNVVHGLKLLAVVVVADAAWGMYKNFCRSPLTVGICVATAVALLVFSGIATQMAVLILAALIGVIALKGENKATEHSFTPSLTPLVIFAALLLLLPLLATTQPLVRLFNEFYQAGSLVFGGGHVVLPLLQNIVGEQISQDAFLTGYAAAQAVPGPMFTFATYIGYVLHPSSPILGAIVATLAVFLPGFLLMLGVLKNWQQLAANPRVSGALQGVNAAVVGLLVAALYQPVFSSAVSSGLDVGLILIGFYLQKQIKVPILALVLFFMLSGATLGML; encoded by the coding sequence ATGCTGCAAATTTTTAAGACTTTTTTCTGGCTCGGCTGGATCAGCTTTGGCGGTCCTGCTGCGCACATTGGCTATTTCCGCCACACCTTTGTTGAAAAATTGAAATGGATTAGCGACGAAGAATACGCTCAGTTGGTTGCACTGAGCCAGTTTCTGCCGGGCCCAGGCTCAAGCCAAGTCGGCTTTGGTTTAGGCTACAAAAAAGGTGGTCTGCCCGGCGCTTGCGCGGCATTCTTAGGCTTTACCCTGCCTTCAGTGGTGATCATGTTACTACTAGCGCTGGTGAGTAGCCAAGTGACCGACACCGCACTGTTTCAAAATGTCGTACACGGCTTAAAACTGCTCGCCGTGGTGGTGGTGGCCGATGCGGCTTGGGGGATGTATAAAAACTTTTGTCGCTCGCCGCTGACCGTTGGCATCTGCGTGGCCACCGCTGTCGCCTTGTTGGTGTTTTCAGGCATCGCCACGCAAATGGCCGTGCTGATCCTCGCGGCGCTGATTGGGGTGATTGCACTCAAAGGTGAAAACAAAGCCACTGAGCACAGCTTTACACCATCACTGACCCCACTGGTGATCTTTGCTGCTCTGTTGCTGCTGTTACCGCTACTCGCCACTACTCAGCCGTTGGTACGACTGTTCAACGAATTCTATCAAGCAGGCAGCTTGGTATTTGGCGGCGGGCATGTGGTGCTGCCTTTGCTGCAAAACATCGTGGGAGAGCAAATCAGCCAAGATGCGTTTCTAACTGGTTACGCTGCCGCGCAAGCGGTTCCGGGGCCGATGTTTACCTTCGCCACTTATATTGGTTATGTACTGCATCCAAGTTCGCCCATTCTTGGCGCGATTGTCGCGACTTTGGCGGTGTTTTTGCCTGGATTCTTGTTGATGCTCGGCGTGCTGAAAAACTGGCAGCAGTTAGCCGCTAATCCTCGCGTTTCAGGAGCGTTGCAAGGCGTCAATGCTGCGGTGGTTGGCTTGCTGGTCGCCGCGTTGTATCAGCCTGTCTTTAGCAGCGCCGTGAGCAGTGGGCTGGATGTAGGTTTGATTCTCATTGGCTTCTATCTGCAAAAGCAGATCAAAGTGCCTATCTTGGCTCTAGTGCTATTTTTCATGCTCTCAGGAGCCACGCTGGGCATGCTGTGA